A single genomic interval of Rhodopseudomonas palustris harbors:
- the lepB gene encoding signal peptidase I: MSVTSGTKSESGVGETIRVVIHALIIALIIRTFLFQPFNIPSGSMKATLLVGDYLFVSKYSYGYSHYSIPLSPPLFSGRIFGSDPNRGDVVVFRLPKDDSTDYIKRVIGLPGDRIQMREGLLYINDKPVDRERLSDYVGEDPCGSEATARVKRWKETLPNGVSYETLDCVDNGFYDNTNVYTVPPGHFFMMGDNRDNSTDSRVLSAVGYVPYENIIGRAQMIFFSIAEGEHAWQIWRWPTAVRWGRIFSIVR, translated from the coding sequence ATGAGCGTGACATCCGGAACCAAATCTGAGAGCGGCGTCGGCGAAACGATCCGCGTCGTCATTCACGCCCTCATCATCGCGCTGATCATCCGTACCTTCCTGTTCCAGCCTTTCAACATTCCGTCGGGCTCGATGAAGGCGACGCTGCTGGTCGGCGACTATCTGTTCGTCTCCAAATACAGCTACGGCTACAGCCACTATTCGATTCCGCTGTCGCCGCCGCTGTTCTCGGGGCGGATCTTCGGCTCCGATCCGAACCGCGGCGACGTCGTGGTGTTCCGCCTGCCGAAGGACGACTCCACCGACTACATCAAGCGCGTGATCGGCCTGCCGGGCGACCGCATCCAGATGCGCGAGGGCCTGCTGTACATCAACGACAAGCCGGTCGACCGCGAGCGGCTGTCGGACTACGTCGGCGAAGATCCGTGCGGCTCGGAAGCGACCGCGCGTGTCAAGCGCTGGAAGGAAACGCTGCCGAACGGCGTGTCCTATGAGACGCTGGATTGCGTCGACAACGGCTTCTACGACAACACCAACGTCTACACCGTCCCGCCCGGCCACTTCTTCATGATGGGCGACAACCGCGACAACTCCACCGACAGCCGCGTGCTGTCCGCCGTCGGCTACGTGCCTTACGAGAACATCATCGGCCGGGCCCAGATGATCTTCTTCTCGATCGCCGAGGGCGAGCACGCCTGGCAGATCTGGCGCTGGCCGACCGCGGTTCGCTGGGGCCGCATCTTCTCCATCGTGCGATGA
- a CDS encoding RelA/SpoT family protein yields MASGRQGSKQMEQAGGAAAVAEPTAVAKPRSRARMMRQYDLVERVRSYNPNTDEDLLNRAYVYAMMAHGEQTRASGDPYFSHPLEVAAILTNLKLDDATIVAALLHDTIEDTEATRTEIDTMFGPEIGALVEGLTKLKRLELVSREAKQAENLRKLLLAIADDVRVLLIKLADRLHNMRTLEFVPPASRQRIAEETLDIYAPLAGRMGMQEMREELEDLSFRSLDPEAFTVVMQRLDALAERNRNLIGEIESQLSANLARHGITAEVTGRRKRPFSIWTKMERKSVGFEQLSDIYGFRVVLDNVEACYRALGVVHTTWPMVPGRFKDYISTPKQNDYRSLHTTVIGPGQQRVELQFRTREMNQIAEYGIAAHAFYKDGVGSPTELLNRESNAFAWLRHTIEMLSESSNPEEFLEHTKLELFHDQVFCFTPKGKLIALPRKANVVDFAYAVHTDVGNSAVGCKINGKFAPLSSELQNGDEVEVLTSPVQSAPPAAWESLAVTGKARAAIRRATRVAMRDQYAGLGRRIVERLFARAKIEYADDKLKGALPRLARASVEDVMASVGRGEMKASDVARAMYPDYKEERIARFGGKKDVPDKVIGKAPETGKVSSVIPIGGLHSGLPVKFAPNGGAVPGDRIVGIVTPGEGITIYPIQSPDLKEFEEEPERWLDVKWDIDETTPQRFPARLFVQNVNEPGSLAQIAGVIAEHDGNIDNINMSRRSPDFTELTIDLEVYDLKHLSAIIAQLRAKDVVAHVERVNG; encoded by the coding sequence ATGGCGTCAGGACGCCAGGGTTCGAAGCAGATGGAGCAGGCCGGCGGCGCAGCTGCCGTGGCCGAGCCGACTGCTGTCGCCAAACCCCGATCCCGTGCCCGGATGATGCGGCAATACGATCTGGTCGAACGGGTCCGGTCGTACAATCCCAATACCGACGAGGATCTCCTTAACCGGGCGTACGTCTACGCCATGATGGCGCACGGGGAGCAAACCCGCGCCTCGGGCGACCCGTACTTCTCGCACCCGCTCGAAGTCGCCGCGATCCTGACCAACCTCAAGCTCGACGACGCCACCATCGTCGCCGCGCTGTTGCACGATACCATCGAGGACACCGAGGCGACCCGGACCGAGATCGACACCATGTTCGGTCCGGAGATCGGCGCCTTGGTCGAGGGACTGACCAAGCTGAAGCGTCTTGAGCTGGTGTCGCGTGAGGCCAAGCAGGCTGAAAATCTGCGCAAGCTGCTGCTGGCGATCGCCGACGACGTGCGCGTGCTGCTGATCAAGCTGGCCGACCGCCTGCACAACATGCGCACGCTGGAGTTCGTGCCGCCTGCCTCGCGTCAGCGCATCGCCGAGGAAACGCTCGACATCTACGCGCCGCTCGCAGGCCGCATGGGCATGCAGGAGATGCGCGAGGAGCTCGAGGATCTGTCGTTCCGCAGCCTCGATCCGGAAGCCTTCACTGTCGTGATGCAGCGGCTAGATGCGCTGGCCGAACGCAACCGCAATCTCATCGGCGAGATCGAAAGTCAGCTCTCCGCCAATCTCGCCCGCCATGGCATCACCGCCGAGGTGACCGGGCGTCGGAAGCGGCCGTTTTCGATCTGGACCAAGATGGAGCGTAAGTCGGTCGGCTTCGAGCAGCTCTCCGACATCTACGGCTTCCGCGTCGTCCTCGATAACGTCGAGGCCTGCTATCGCGCGCTCGGCGTCGTGCACACGACCTGGCCGATGGTGCCGGGCCGGTTCAAGGACTACATCTCGACGCCGAAGCAGAATGACTATCGTTCGCTGCACACCACAGTGATCGGTCCGGGCCAACAGCGCGTCGAGCTGCAGTTCCGCACCCGCGAGATGAATCAGATCGCGGAATACGGCATCGCCGCGCACGCGTTCTACAAGGACGGCGTCGGTTCGCCGACCGAGCTGCTCAACCGCGAATCCAATGCGTTCGCCTGGCTCCGTCACACCATCGAGATGCTGTCGGAGAGCTCGAACCCCGAGGAATTCCTCGAGCACACCAAGCTCGAACTGTTCCACGACCAGGTGTTCTGCTTCACCCCGAAGGGCAAGCTGATCGCGCTGCCGCGCAAAGCCAATGTCGTCGACTTCGCCTATGCGGTGCACACCGACGTCGGCAACAGTGCGGTCGGTTGCAAGATCAACGGCAAGTTCGCGCCGCTGTCGTCCGAGCTGCAGAACGGCGATGAAGTCGAAGTGCTGACTTCGCCGGTGCAGTCGGCGCCGCCGGCGGCATGGGAATCGCTCGCCGTCACCGGCAAGGCACGGGCGGCGATCCGCCGTGCGACGCGCGTGGCGATGCGCGATCAGTATGCCGGCCTCGGCCGCCGCATCGTCGAGCGCCTGTTTGCGCGGGCCAAGATCGAATATGCCGACGACAAGCTGAAAGGCGCGCTGCCACGGCTGGCGCGAGCGTCGGTCGAAGACGTGATGGCGTCGGTCGGCCGGGGTGAGATGAAGGCGTCCGACGTCGCCCGGGCGATGTACCCGGACTACAAGGAAGAGCGCATCGCGCGGTTCGGCGGCAAGAAGGATGTGCCGGACAAGGTGATTGGCAAGGCTCCCGAGACCGGCAAGGTCAGCTCGGTGATTCCGATCGGCGGCCTGCACTCGGGATTGCCGGTGAAGTTCGCGCCGAACGGCGGCGCTGTGCCGGGCGACCGCATCGTCGGCATCGTCACGCCGGGCGAGGGGATCACCATCTATCCGATCCAGTCGCCGGACCTGAAGGAGTTCGAGGAAGAGCCGGAGCGCTGGCTCGACGTGAAGTGGGACATCGACGAGACCACGCCGCAGCGCTTCCCGGCGCGGTTGTTCGTGCAGAATGTCAACGAGCCTGGCAGCCTGGCGCAGATCGCCGGCGTCATCGCCGAACACGACGGCAACATCGACAACATCAACATGAGCCGGCGGTCCCCCGACTTCACCGAGCTCACCATCGATCTCGAGGTCTATGACCTCAAGCACCTCAGCGCGATCATCGCCCAGTTGCGCGCCAAGGACGTCGTCGCTCACGTCGAGCGGGTCAACGGCTGA
- the acpS gene encoding holo-ACP synthase, which translates to MIIGIGSDLIDITRIAKVIERHGERFLDRVFTEAERAKAERRAKKSELVAATYAKRFAAKEACSKALGTGIRQGVWWRDMGVVNLPGGRPTMVLTGGAKTRLDALTPPGMTARIDLSITDEWPLAQAFVVISAIPTAAEQAGATSS; encoded by the coding sequence ATGATCATCGGTATCGGCTCCGATCTGATCGACATCACCCGGATCGCCAAGGTGATCGAACGCCACGGCGAACGGTTCCTGGATAGGGTGTTCACCGAGGCGGAGCGGGCGAAGGCCGAACGGCGGGCCAAGAAGTCGGAACTGGTCGCCGCCACCTACGCCAAGCGGTTCGCCGCCAAGGAGGCCTGCTCCAAGGCGCTCGGTACCGGTATTCGGCAAGGGGTGTGGTGGCGCGACATGGGGGTGGTCAATCTCCCGGGCGGCCGGCCGACCATGGTGCTGACCGGGGGAGCCAAGACCCGGCTCGACGCGCTGACGCCTCCGGGCATGACGGCGCGGATCGACCTGTCGATCACGGATGAATGGCCACTCGCCCAGGCTTTCGTGGTGATCTCGGCGATCCCGACGGCTGCCGAGCAGGCCGGCGCCACTTCCTCGTGA
- a CDS encoding pyridoxine 5'-phosphate synthase, which translates to MSKAPPLRLGVNIDHIATLRNARGGRHPDPLRAAFAAIEAGADGITAHLREDRRHIRDADMQRLKAEISKPLNFEMAATDDMIRIALGVKPHAVCLVPERREELTTEGGLDVVGQQASLGPAIARFNDAGIRTSLFIAADPAQIEMAAKLKAPAIEIHTGAWCDAITDGDAAKANTEWQRIFAGAALARSAGLEVHAGHGLDYATAETISELPQIVELNIGFYMIGEALFVGLGETVRAMRAAIDRGRAKAIAA; encoded by the coding sequence ATGTCCAAAGCTCCTCCGCTTCGTCTCGGGGTCAACATCGATCACATTGCCACACTGCGGAACGCGCGCGGCGGACGTCATCCTGATCCGTTGCGGGCCGCGTTTGCGGCCATCGAAGCGGGCGCCGACGGCATCACCGCGCATCTGCGCGAAGATCGTCGCCACATCCGCGACGCCGACATGCAGCGGCTGAAGGCGGAGATTTCCAAGCCTCTGAACTTCGAAATGGCGGCGACCGACGACATGATCAGGATCGCCCTCGGCGTGAAGCCGCATGCGGTGTGTCTCGTTCCGGAGCGGCGCGAAGAACTGACCACCGAAGGCGGCCTCGACGTCGTCGGCCAGCAAGCCTCGCTGGGACCGGCGATCGCGCGGTTCAACGATGCCGGCATCCGCACCTCGCTGTTTATCGCGGCCGATCCGGCGCAGATCGAGATGGCGGCCAAGCTGAAGGCCCCGGCGATTGAGATCCACACCGGCGCCTGGTGCGACGCGATCACCGATGGTGATGCGGCCAAGGCCAATACCGAATGGCAGCGGATTTTCGCCGGCGCCGCGCTGGCGCGATCGGCCGGGCTCGAAGTCCATGCCGGTCATGGTCTCGACTATGCCACCGCCGAGACGATCTCGGAGCTGCCGCAGATCGTCGAACTGAATATCGGCTTCTACATGATCGGAGAGGCGCTGTTCGTTGGCCTCGGCGAGACCGTGCGTGCGATGCGGGCGGCCATCGACCGCGGCCGTGCAAAAGCGATCGCCGCATGA
- the rpoZ gene encoding DNA-directed RNA polymerase subunit omega yields the protein MARVTVEDCIDKVDNRFDLVLLAAHRARMISSGSPLTIDRDNDKNPVVSLREIADQTISPEDLKEELVHSLQKFVEVDEPEPDTVPLIGSAGASVDADDTEVAMERMTEEELLKGLEGLAPPEEQPEEDE from the coding sequence ATGGCGCGCGTCACCGTGGAAGATTGCATTGACAAGGTCGACAACCGGTTCGACCTCGTCCTGTTGGCCGCTCATCGCGCCCGCATGATCTCGTCCGGCTCGCCGCTCACGATCGATCGCGACAACGACAAGAATCCCGTTGTTTCGCTTCGCGAAATTGCGGATCAGACGATTTCGCCGGAAGACCTCAAGGAAGAACTGGTGCACTCGCTGCAGAAGTTCGTCGAGGTCGATGAGCCGGAACCGGATACCGTTCCGCTGATTGGTTCGGCCGGCGCCAGCGTCGACGCGGACGATACCGAAGTGGCGATGGAGCGGATGACCGAGGAAGAGCTGCTCAAGGGTCTGGAGGGCTTGGCGCCCCCGGAGGAGCAGCCCGAGGAAGACGAATAA